In Deinococcus aquaedulcis, the genomic stretch ACGTGGCGCCCGGCCAGCCCGGCTTCCAGATCCTTGAGGACCTCGCGCAGCACCCGGTTCAGGTCCAGGCTGCGCATACGGGCGCGAATGGTCCGGGCCTGCATGTAACTCTTGAGCGAGGTCAGCAGGCCCTGGGTTTCCTGCACGGCGGTCACCACGTGGCCCAGCGAGCGCTGGCGGTCTGCCGGGCACTCCTGGCGGTCCATCAGGCCCAGAAAGTTCTGCGCGCGCGTCAGCGTGGTGCTCAGCTGGTTTTCAGACACCGCCATGACCGTGCGGAACTCCTCGCCCAGTTGCCGGAAACGCGCGGTCTGCTGCCGCAGGTCCTGCTCTAACCCCTGCGTGGAGGCCAGCAGGGTGCGGTGCGCCGCCTTGAACGCCGTCACATCCGCCGCGCTGAGGTGGCACAGCGGCTCGTCGCCCCCCGCATGCAGGGCGGCCGACAGGGACAGGTCCAGCCGCTCCCCGCCCTCCAGGGCCACCTGCACCTCGGCGCGCTGCGGGCCCCGGCCGGCAAACACCGCGCCCAGCAGCGCCGCCAGAACCGAGCGGCTTTCCGGGGTTAGCGCGCCAGCCAGTGGGCGGCCCAGGGCCAGCGCGGGGTCAGTTCCCAGCAGGGCGGCCCCCAGCGCATTGATCTCCACCACGCGCCCCTGGGCATTGACCAGAAACGCCGCGTGCGGGGCGCTGTGGAACAGGGCTCTGGCCTGCGCCAGGGCCGACTGGAGGGCCTGAATCTGGGCTTCAAGCCCCTGCAACTGGGGGTCGGGGGCCGAAAGGGTGCGGGGCAGCGGGGACAAGTCGTGGGTCATGGCAGTACCTGAAGCGCCCGGGGGTGTGCGCCGGGGCACACCGCAAAAGAGGATGGGAAGAGAACGAAGCGGTCTGAAGAGGCGGGCGCCGGGTGTCGGAGGATCGCGGGCGGGGTCCGCTCGGGTGCGCAGACAGGCTGGGATGCGGGTTGCATGGAATTCCCCCGTATTGCCCACGCGGGCCGGACAGCCACGATTCGAGCTGGACTGTCCGCAATTGTCACTGATACGTCCACTCTGGCGCACCACCTGACGCTGGGCATGGCAGCAGCCTAAGGCCTGCCCCAGGAAAATGAATGGCTCTCCGAGAGAATGATGAAGGTCCCTTCAGGAAGGGTGGAGAATTGGGGGGGCCAGGGTGAGCCTGAGCGATTGGTTGGACCAGTAGCCGTTGAAGCGGTCTACCAGAGCCCCTCTGCAGCAGGGGAAGAAGCGGCAAATGGCGTGCAAAGAGGCGGCAGGCGACTTCGGCCATCGGAGGGAAAACGCGTGGCCGCCGCAGAGCGCAACCCAGAGGGCTTGTAGGACAATCCTACAAGCCCTCTGGGGCGCACGATGTCAATCTCCGCAAAAGACAGCGGTCTGGGCGGCGCTGCAGGGCTGCCGTTGAGCCCTAAAGGGAAACAGGCAGCGCCGGTCAGTTGCTCTTCAGGCCGTGGCGCAGCACCTCGGCCAGCTGGCGGGTGACCTGGCCCTGCAGGGCGTCAAGTTCCTCGGTGGCCTGGCG encodes the following:
- a CDS encoding sensor histidine kinase yields the protein MTHDLSPLPRTLSAPDPQLQGLEAQIQALQSALAQARALFHSAPHAAFLVNAQGRVVEINALGAALLGTDPALALGRPLAGALTPESRSVLAALLGAVFAGRGPQRAEVQVALEGGERLDLSLSAALHAGGDEPLCHLSAADVTAFKAAHRTLLASTQGLEQDLRQQTARFRQLGEEFRTVMAVSENQLSTTLTRAQNFLGLMDRQECPADRQRSLGHVVTAVQETQGLLTSLKSYMQARTIRARMRSLDLNRVLREVLKDLEAGLAGRHVQISQVPLPVVQGDHQVLQIILHEYLTNALKFTRTRPQARLRLLVQETEKEHWVGVEDNGVGFNMRQKEKAFELFGRLHPVDLYEGTGLGLAVVRRLCERFGGRAWGEGKVDQGATFWFAWPKTPVPD